A portion of the Paenibacillus marchantiae genome contains these proteins:
- the purU gene encoding formyltetrahydrofolate deformylase, which produces MEIHAKQVRPDVKNRADRARMLISCPDGPGIVAAVSHFLHQHGANIVQSDQYTMDPAGGMFFMRIEFDLPQLSVNLPKLEADFEEVANRFKMDWSLSAVSRKKKLAIFVSKEDHCLVELLWQWQAGDLDADIALVVSNHLDMKDYVESFGIPYHHIPVTADTKKEAEQRQLDVIGNDIDVIILARYMQIISPMFIEHYRNRIINIHHSFLPAFVGGKPYAQAYNRGVKIIGATAHYVTEELDGGPIIEQDVQRVSHGDDVTELKRIGRTIERVVLARAVKWHVEDRVLVHENKTVVF; this is translated from the coding sequence ATGGAGATTCACGCTAAACAAGTACGTCCTGATGTTAAAAACCGCGCCGATCGGGCGCGGATGCTCATTTCCTGTCCGGATGGACCGGGAATTGTTGCCGCAGTATCCCATTTCTTGCACCAGCATGGTGCAAACATTGTACAGTCGGACCAATACACAATGGACCCGGCTGGCGGCATGTTTTTTATGCGGATCGAGTTCGATCTTCCACAATTATCGGTGAACCTGCCTAAGCTGGAAGCTGATTTCGAAGAAGTAGCAAACCGTTTCAAAATGGATTGGAGTCTTTCTGCGGTTAGCCGCAAGAAGAAACTTGCTATCTTTGTATCCAAGGAGGATCACTGTCTGGTTGAGCTGTTGTGGCAATGGCAGGCTGGCGATCTGGATGCAGACATCGCGCTTGTTGTGAGCAATCATCTGGATATGAAGGACTATGTAGAATCATTTGGCATCCCTTATCATCATATTCCGGTTACAGCGGATACGAAGAAGGAAGCGGAACAACGTCAGTTGGACGTCATTGGTAATGATATCGACGTGATTATTCTTGCGCGCTACATGCAGATCATTTCCCCGATGTTCATTGAGCATTACCGCAATCGTATTATTAACATTCATCACTCGTTTCTGCCTGCCTTTGTCGGCGGTAAACCGTATGCCCAAGCTTACAACCGAGGTGTCAAAATTATCGGTGCGACAGCTCACTATGTTACGGAAGAGCTGGATGGCGGACCGATCATTGAGCAGGACGTTCAGCGTGTAAGCCACGGGGATGATGTAACCGAGTTGAAACGCATTGGACGTACCATTGAGCGTGTAGTTCTTGCTCGTGCCGTTAAATGGCATGTTGAAGACCGTGTACTGGTTCATGAAAATAAAACCGTTGTGTTTTAA